A section of the Alkalihalobacillus sp. LMS39 genome encodes:
- a CDS encoding spore germination protein, giving the protein MLMKWLKQLQIKSVQKNETVETVLTEFKQSNDFAFFTHQEPVHYTICYLTTMVDSNRLHRDCLPYINKYIQEGLAVIKSKVPIEDITITTDVATVKQKILEGCIVVKLASNPNELMLIKARASFDREVSPPEIEFTVTGPQEAFVESLETNLNLIRKRLPLAQLKVKQIEVGKLSKTKVAVLYLDGVADQSNVQTMVQRLNHIEFDQVLDSTTLSQMIADDSMTLFPQLVNTERPDRVAAVLAEGKVAFFCDGSPEAIFGPATLIEFFSSLEDYYLPWHVSSAVRILRFFAVAFSVLATPIYVAVLTFHYELIPRDLLATIISSRSNIPFPPIVEAIFLELTIELLREAGARLPTKVGQTIGIVGGIVIGQASVEAGLTSNILLIIVALSALASFTTPVYQMSNTIRMIRFPFILFAAWLGGIGIMLCMLFIVTHLLKMTSLGRPYLEPLYPLRLKDWKDAFIRLPYNLLNSRPVLLRPKNKNRLPFIRMFQQKDIDE; this is encoded by the coding sequence ATGTTAATGAAATGGTTAAAGCAGCTTCAAATCAAATCAGTCCAAAAAAATGAAACGGTTGAAACTGTCTTAACTGAATTTAAACAATCGAATGATTTTGCATTCTTTACACATCAGGAACCTGTTCATTATACGATTTGTTATTTAACGACTATGGTCGATTCAAATCGATTACATCGGGATTGTTTACCATATATAAACAAATATATTCAAGAAGGCTTAGCTGTCATCAAATCAAAAGTACCAATTGAAGATATAACAATCACGACAGATGTGGCAACAGTCAAACAAAAAATACTTGAAGGTTGTATTGTTGTCAAGCTAGCATCAAATCCAAATGAATTAATGTTAATTAAAGCGAGGGCTAGTTTTGATCGCGAAGTTTCTCCCCCTGAAATTGAATTTACAGTGACTGGACCACAAGAAGCGTTTGTAGAATCATTAGAAACGAATTTAAACTTAATTCGGAAACGATTACCGTTAGCCCAACTGAAAGTGAAGCAAATAGAAGTGGGCAAATTATCAAAAACAAAAGTCGCAGTTCTCTATTTGGATGGGGTTGCTGATCAATCAAATGTACAAACAATGGTGCAACGATTAAATCATATTGAGTTTGACCAAGTATTAGATAGTACGACACTAAGCCAAATGATTGCCGATGACTCGATGACACTTTTTCCACAGCTCGTTAATACGGAAAGACCCGACCGAGTAGCGGCTGTGTTAGCGGAAGGAAAGGTCGCCTTTTTTTGTGATGGTTCTCCTGAAGCGATCTTTGGGCCTGCGACGTTAATTGAGTTTTTCTCATCATTAGAAGATTATTATTTACCATGGCATGTTTCTTCTGCCGTTCGCATTTTGCGTTTCTTCGCCGTTGCATTCTCGGTCTTAGCGACACCGATTTATGTTGCAGTGTTGACGTTTCATTATGAATTAATTCCAAGAGATTTATTAGCTACCATTATATCCTCTAGAAGTAATATTCCATTTCCACCCATTGTGGAAGCGATATTTTTAGAGTTAACAATTGAATTGCTAAGAGAAGCGGGTGCTAGGTTACCAACTAAAGTTGGACAAACAATAGGAATTGTAGGAGGAATTGTTATCGGACAAGCCTCTGTAGAAGCAGGCTTAACAAGCAATATATTATTAATTATTGTAGCATTAAGTGCTTTGGCTTCGTTTACAACACCTGTATATCAAATGAGCAATACAATTCGAATGATACGGTTCCCGTTTATCTTATTTGCTGCTTGGCTTGGTGGAATTGGTATTATGTTATGTATGTTGTTCATTGTGACACATTTACTGAAAATGACTTCACTAGGAAGACCTTATTTAGAGCCGCTTTACCCGTTACGATTAAAAGATTGGAAAGATGCATTTATTCGTTTACCATACAATTTATTAAATTCAAGGCCAGTATTGCTTCGTCCTAAAAATAAAAACAGGCTACCGTTTATCCGAATGTTTCAACAAAAAGACATTGATGAATGA
- a CDS encoding ferredoxin produces the protein MAKYTIVDKDTCIACGACGAAAPDIYDYDDEGIAFVTLDDNQGIVEIPDVLLEDMNDAQEGCPTDSIKVADEPFDGDALKFE, from the coding sequence ATGGCAAAATACACAATTGTAGACAAAGATACTTGTATTGCATGTGGAGCATGTGGAGCAGCAGCACCAGACATTTATGATTATGATGATGAAGGTATTGCTTTCGTCACACTTGATGACAACCAAGGTATCGTTGAAATTCCAGATGTCTTACTTGAAGATATGAACGATGCACAAGAAGGCTGTCCTACGGATTCAATTAAAGTTGCAGACGAGCCATTTGATGGTGACGCTTTAAAATTTGAATAG
- a CDS encoding GerAB/ArcD/ProY family transporter, producing MNKSIKDQYLVSDFMVFFLIHSMQIGVGILGFQRMVVKSSGYDGWISVLIAGACIHIFIWMMYKVLSMDKGDVISIHKDLFGKWIGNLLSLLLLFYFLLLALTVLRSYIEVVQVWVFPELPTVVMSLFIVIVMYFIVSGGFRAVTGFCVISFFLTLPLFILLLFPLEFANWINLLPVWKHTILELVVGAKETVISFLGFELLLLYYPFIKKAKHSQRWAQLGAFVTTVVYTGIMFVSLSFFSEEQLNRTIWATLTMFKVVELPFIERVEYIGISMWLVLVAPNIALAIWGATRAGKQIFGVNQRILLMLMLAFVFILSLLFEDRNSILQLQQFLAYCGLVVLLGYLPFLFLSHLLISKVRKNNESSQAM from the coding sequence TTGAATAAGTCAATAAAAGACCAATATTTAGTTTCAGACTTTATGGTATTTTTTTTAATTCACTCCATGCAAATTGGGGTCGGCATTTTAGGTTTTCAACGAATGGTCGTGAAGTCATCTGGTTATGATGGTTGGATTTCTGTTCTTATCGCTGGAGCTTGTATTCATATATTTATTTGGATGATGTATAAAGTGCTATCAATGGATAAAGGAGATGTTATTTCAATTCATAAAGATTTGTTTGGCAAATGGATCGGAAATTTGTTGAGTCTGCTATTACTTTTTTATTTCCTTTTATTAGCACTTACTGTTTTGAGATCATATATTGAAGTTGTGCAAGTATGGGTATTCCCTGAATTGCCAACTGTCGTGATGAGTTTGTTTATTGTGATTGTTATGTATTTTATCGTAAGCGGAGGGTTTCGTGCAGTTACTGGGTTTTGTGTCATTAGTTTTTTTCTGACGTTGCCTTTATTTATCCTGCTTTTATTTCCATTAGAGTTTGCGAATTGGATTAATTTACTTCCTGTGTGGAAGCATACGATTTTAGAGTTAGTTGTAGGAGCAAAAGAAACGGTCATTAGTTTTTTAGGATTTGAATTATTGTTATTGTATTACCCGTTTATAAAAAAAGCAAAACATTCACAAAGGTGGGCTCAACTAGGAGCTTTTGTCACAACGGTTGTTTATACGGGGATTATGTTCGTTAGCTTATCTTTTTTCAGTGAGGAGCAGCTAAACCGAACGATTTGGGCAACGTTGACAATGTTTAAAGTGGTTGAGCTGCCTTTTATTGAAAGAGTAGAATATATTGGAATTTCAATGTGGTTAGTACTAGTTGCACCGAATATTGCACTTGCGATATGGGGAGCGACTCGCGCAGGAAAACAAATTTTTGGTGTAAACCAAAGAATACTTTTAATGTTGATGTTAGCATTTGTTTTTATTCTTTCTTTATTATTTGAGGACCGAAATAGCATTCTTCAATTACAACAATTTTTAGCTTATTGTGGTCTTGTTGTCCTTTTAGGGTATCTCCCCTTTCTTTTTTTGAGTCATCTACTTATTTCTAAAGTGAGGAAAAACAATGAATCTTCTCAAGCTATGTAA
- a CDS encoding Ger(x)C family spore germination protein, translated as MNLLKLCNTVLLLVLLAGCVEQNVIDEIGLIYAAGFDREEDKIRVTVSFPSFVEHGEESALQSQVMYAEGNTSRAARDLLNTKSQKPLRIGQVRVLLFSDELAKEGLEMFVDTMYRDPQVGNRVLLAVVEGKTNELFLTVAEGQEDRVGEFLPDLLEQNIAMQVLPPTNLHLFLFSMYNDGRDALLPLISLDGDSVKIIGTALFDQDHYVDKLNLDESFILMMLKQSGEGGSKEFMLETEGGKEYFVVEKIRSTMERQVHSGARPSFTLLLEFKGEITDYTGNLNLQEHTHLETLERAIEEHIFETATNLVSRFQELNIDPIGLGEKYRSTTRQWDEEQWKEVYPNIPIQIHVDVSIVQSGSIE; from the coding sequence ATGAATCTTCTCAAGCTATGTAACACGGTATTGTTATTGGTTCTTTTAGCTGGCTGTGTGGAACAAAACGTTATCGATGAAATCGGGCTCATTTATGCAGCTGGATTTGACAGGGAAGAAGATAAAATAAGAGTGACAGTCTCATTTCCTTCTTTTGTTGAACATGGGGAAGAAAGTGCTCTTCAGTCTCAAGTTATGTATGCGGAGGGGAATACATCTAGAGCCGCAAGAGATTTATTAAATACAAAGTCACAAAAACCACTTCGGATCGGTCAAGTTAGGGTATTGTTATTTAGTGATGAATTAGCAAAAGAAGGGTTAGAGATGTTTGTCGATACGATGTACCGGGATCCACAAGTTGGAAACCGGGTTCTTCTTGCTGTTGTAGAAGGAAAAACAAATGAATTGTTTTTGACAGTCGCGGAAGGACAAGAAGATCGAGTTGGGGAATTTTTACCTGATTTATTAGAACAGAATATTGCGATGCAAGTACTTCCGCCGACAAATTTGCATTTATTTCTATTTAGTATGTACAACGATGGGAGAGATGCGTTATTACCTCTTATTTCTTTAGATGGAGATTCAGTCAAAATCATTGGGACTGCTTTATTTGACCAAGACCACTATGTTGATAAATTAAATTTGGATGAGTCGTTTATTCTTATGATGTTAAAGCAAAGTGGTGAAGGTGGATCAAAAGAATTTATGCTTGAAACAGAAGGGGGAAAAGAATATTTTGTAGTAGAAAAAATTCGATCAACAATGGAACGACAAGTCCATTCAGGTGCGAGACCTTCTTTTACATTGCTATTGGAATTTAAGGGGGAAATTACCGATTATACCGGCAATCTAAATTTACAAGAACATACCCATCTCGAAACATTAGAGCGAGCGATAGAAGAACATATCTTCGAAACGGCGACAAACCTAGTATCGAGGTTTCAGGAACTGAACATTGATCCTATAGGACTAGGGGAAAAATACCGCAGTACCACGAGGCAGTGGGATGAAGAACAATGGAAAGAGGTGTATCCAAACATACCGATTCAAATACATGTGGATGTTTCCATTGTGCAGTCAGGATCCATTGAATAG
- a CDS encoding VanW family protein: MRGWLISFSVCFIMIGCNTGGDVESKTAELHSPVSSKIESYGKKPMKWEITLIDERDGSLESLLLNDFGYFSSSTQLDKQQLVDYAAQLASGIDEPMMNPSIDLEGNIVEGRNRTILSEAELVEMLMNLHYFDKEITLPIYETEPSLTAADLKGITDVVIGSYQTSFNPYVTGRSMNIKLSSDAIQHYVLAPEDVFSFNKVVGERTVERGYQEAKEIVNEEFVMGIGGGICQTSSTLFNAVDKAGLEIVERYTHSREIGYVPANRDATVSWGGPDFKFKNSYSFPVLIKTNVSLEQGVIAVDVLAAKPVEELVVSQ, from the coding sequence ATGAGAGGGTGGCTGATTTCATTCAGCGTATGTTTCATCATGATAGGCTGTAATACAGGAGGAGATGTGGAGTCTAAAACAGCAGAACTTCATTCACCCGTAAGTAGTAAAATTGAAAGTTATGGAAAAAAACCGATGAAGTGGGAAATTACTTTAATTGATGAAAGAGATGGCTCGCTCGAATCGCTTTTACTTAATGACTTTGGCTATTTTTCTTCTTCTACACAATTAGACAAACAACAGCTTGTCGATTATGCGGCACAATTAGCAAGCGGGATTGATGAGCCAATGATGAATCCATCCATTGACTTGGAAGGAAACATTGTTGAAGGGAGGAATCGCACGATACTGTCGGAAGCTGAACTAGTTGAAATGTTAATGAACTTACATTATTTTGACAAAGAAATAACGTTACCTATTTACGAAACAGAGCCATCATTAACAGCAGCAGATTTAAAAGGAATTACCGATGTTGTTATAGGAAGCTATCAAACATCTTTTAACCCGTATGTGACAGGTCGATCAATGAATATTAAACTTTCATCTGATGCGATTCAACATTATGTGTTAGCTCCTGAGGATGTATTTTCCTTTAATAAGGTAGTGGGGGAGCGAACGGTAGAAAGAGGCTATCAGGAAGCGAAAGAAATTGTTAATGAAGAGTTTGTGATGGGCATTGGTGGTGGCATTTGCCAGACGTCTTCGACATTGTTTAATGCGGTCGATAAAGCAGGCCTAGAAATTGTGGAGCGGTATACACATTCTCGTGAAATTGGATATGTTCCTGCAAACCGTGATGCGACAGTGTCATGGGGAGGTCCTGACTTTAAGTTTAAAAACTCATATTCTTTTCCAGTGTTAATTAAAACAAATGTTTCCCTTGAACAAGGGGTTATTGCCGTTGATGTATTAGCCGCAAAACCAGTTGAAGAACTTGTTGTTTCACAATAA
- a CDS encoding M14 family metallopeptidase, translated as MKTYVVKQGDTVAKVALQHGVRPIDLLLFNPSIENESSYITPNDILNIPERKGERITEHRFLCKTEYGPTDVERDVKMIKSSYHHIIFPSVIGHSVMGKPLYQFQIGDGPKKIFYSGGWHANEWLTSKFLMAFLFELADHYDRDENWEGYNVKDILNEVTLIIVPMVNPDGIELVHQGIYKTHPFYEDVLHINKGALRFEHWSSNIRGVDLNHQWPAGWEIEAEESPQHPWPRHYSGTAPLTEPEAVAIYDLTMKYEFAHVLAFHSQGQVIYWGYRNLEPKESKDMVTKLSLASSYVPVHTADSDGGYKDWFIQETGRAGFTIEVGVGTNPLPFSAFSEIWANNVCLALEGLQL; from the coding sequence ATGAAAACATATGTTGTTAAACAAGGAGATACAGTAGCAAAGGTTGCTCTTCAACATGGTGTTCGTCCTATTGATTTACTTTTGTTTAATCCAAGTATTGAAAATGAATCAAGTTATATTACCCCAAATGACATTTTGAACATTCCTGAACGAAAAGGGGAAAGAATAACTGAACACCGTTTTTTATGTAAAACGGAATATGGTCCAACGGATGTTGAGCGAGATGTTAAAATGATAAAGTCTTCTTATCATCATATCATTTTCCCTTCTGTTATTGGTCATTCTGTCATGGGGAAACCATTATATCAATTTCAAATTGGTGATGGTCCAAAGAAAATATTTTACTCTGGTGGCTGGCATGCCAATGAGTGGCTTACTTCAAAATTTTTAATGGCTTTTTTATTTGAGTTGGCTGACCATTACGATAGAGATGAGAACTGGGAAGGATACAATGTTAAAGATATTCTTAACGAGGTTACACTTATTATTGTACCGATGGTAAACCCTGATGGGATTGAACTTGTTCATCAAGGAATTTATAAAACTCATCCATTTTACGAAGATGTGTTACACATAAATAAAGGAGCATTACGGTTTGAACATTGGTCAAGTAATATTCGCGGAGTTGACTTAAATCATCAATGGCCAGCAGGTTGGGAAATTGAAGCGGAAGAGAGCCCACAACACCCATGGCCACGTCACTATAGTGGCACAGCGCCTTTAACTGAGCCAGAAGCGGTTGCCATTTATGATCTTACTATGAAATATGAGTTTGCACACGTATTAGCTTTCCATTCACAAGGTCAAGTCATTTATTGGGGGTATCGAAACTTAGAACCAAAAGAAAGTAAAGACATGGTTACAAAGCTTTCATTAGCAAGCTCATATGTCCCTGTTCATACTGCCGATAGTGATGGTGGTTATAAAGATTGGTTTATCCAAGAAACAGGTCGTGCTGGCTTTACAATCGAAGTTGGCGTTGGCACAAATCCATTGCCGTTTTCTGCTTTTTCAGAGATATGGGCAAATAATGTTTGTTTGGCATTAGAAGGATTACAATTATAA
- the serA gene encoding phosphoglycerate dehydrogenase codes for MSQQLIADPTVKKGSQNMYNILVSDPMSKEGLLPLLESDNVRIVEQNVNEIEDASAFDALLVRSGTTVTAEVMEKMPNLKIIARAGVGVDNIDIEAATKNGVVVVNAPDGNTISTAEHTFAMIASLARKIPQANMSIKSGEWNRKGFQGIELRGKTLGIVGFGRIGTQLAKRAKAFEMQPLVFDPFLTKERAEKIGVVSASLDDVLANADIITVHTPLTKETKGLLGMVNIGKTKKGVFLINCARGGIIDETALKHYLANGHIAGAALDVFEEEPATDRELLSYDNVIATPHIAASTVEAQLNVAAQVSEEVLLFLEGNPVSNSINLPTLSKEVYEKVKPYYELTKTMGNILSQCMKTPVQEIEVFYGGTVTELETSITTRSLMAGFLQPRVDAGVNDVNAALIAKERGIQFGEKHLTRSYGYANIIHAIVHGENRTFDIKGTYIKEYGPRIVSINGFNVDFFPAGHLIYVQHTDRPGVIGRFGQLLAEHNVNIATMQVGRKEEGGEAIMMVTVDKEISDELIQALTNIDDILFADKIEL; via the coding sequence ATGAGTCAACAACTAATCGCTGATCCAACTGTAAAGAAAGGAAGTCAAAACATGTACAATATTTTAGTGTCTGACCCAATGAGCAAAGAAGGTTTATTACCTTTACTTGAGAGCGATAATGTTCGGATCGTCGAACAAAATGTCAATGAAATCGAGGATGCTTCTGCATTTGATGCATTACTTGTACGCAGTGGGACAACCGTTACAGCAGAAGTAATGGAAAAAATGCCGAACTTAAAAATTATCGCCCGTGCTGGGGTCGGTGTCGATAATATTGATATAGAAGCTGCAACGAAAAATGGAGTTGTTGTCGTAAATGCTCCTGATGGAAATACAATTTCAACGGCTGAACATACTTTTGCTATGATCGCGTCACTAGCAAGAAAAATTCCTCAAGCGAACATGTCCATTAAGTCTGGGGAATGGAACCGTAAAGGATTTCAAGGAATCGAACTTCGCGGAAAAACATTAGGAATTGTTGGTTTTGGTCGAATTGGTACACAGCTGGCAAAGCGGGCAAAAGCGTTTGAAATGCAACCACTTGTCTTTGACCCATTCTTAACAAAAGAAAGAGCTGAAAAAATCGGGGTTGTTTCAGCTTCCCTTGACGATGTATTAGCAAATGCCGATATCATTACTGTTCACACACCATTAACAAAAGAAACAAAAGGTCTTCTTGGAATGGTCAATATCGGAAAAACGAAAAAAGGTGTTTTCTTAATCAACTGTGCACGTGGAGGCATCATTGATGAGACGGCGTTAAAACATTATTTAGCAAATGGACATATTGCCGGGGCAGCACTTGATGTGTTTGAAGAAGAACCTGCTACTGACCGTGAGTTATTATCATATGATAATGTTATCGCCACACCTCATATCGCCGCTTCTACAGTGGAAGCCCAATTAAATGTAGCTGCGCAAGTGTCAGAAGAAGTGTTGTTATTTTTAGAAGGGAATCCAGTTAGTAATTCAATTAATTTACCGACGTTATCAAAAGAAGTATATGAAAAAGTTAAGCCTTATTATGAGCTAACAAAAACGATGGGGAATATTTTATCTCAATGTATGAAAACACCGGTACAGGAAATTGAAGTATTTTATGGTGGGACTGTGACGGAGCTTGAAACATCTATTACAACGCGTAGTTTAATGGCTGGCTTTTTACAACCACGTGTTGATGCTGGAGTCAATGACGTAAACGCAGCATTAATCGCCAAAGAACGCGGCATTCAGTTTGGAGAAAAACATTTAACTCGTTCATATGGTTATGCAAATATTATCCATGCGATTGTTCATGGTGAAAATCGTACGTTTGATATAAAAGGAACTTATATTAAAGAATACGGACCGCGAATCGTTTCCATTAATGGCTTTAATGTAGACTTTTTCCCAGCGGGCCACTTGATTTACGTTCAACATACTGACCGTCCTGGGGTAATTGGGCGATTTGGTCAATTGCTAGCTGAACATAACGTTAACATTGCAACAATGCAAGTAGGACGTAAAGAAGAAGGCGGAGAAGCGATTATGATGGTAACCGTCGACAAAGAAATTAGTGATGAACTGATCCAAGCATTAACAAACATCGATGACATTTTATTCGCTGATAAAATCGAATTGTAA